A genome region from Coffea arabica cultivar ET-39 chromosome 7e, Coffea Arabica ET-39 HiFi, whole genome shotgun sequence includes the following:
- the LOC113700872 gene encoding uncharacterized protein, with amino-acid sequence MEQNRLGRAPPRMAGMREKRNSNLYCANHRDIGHEIEDYNDLKRDIEELIKRGYLKQFVRRDECNTSYGPNIAGVINTIVGGPTGGDSQNSRKRTYRQVNSDQAEASSRVTETITYGPSDPVPTTSSSHEGLVIELLTNNYLVKNVYVDP; translated from the exons ATGGAGCAGAATCGCCTTGGGCGGGCCCCTCCCAGAATGGCCGGAATGAGGGAAAAGAGGAATTCCAACCTTTACTGCGCCAATCACCGGGACATTGGGCACGAAATCGAAGATTACAATGACCTGAAGAGAGATATTGAAGAACTGATTAAGCGAGGGTACCTGAAGCAATTTGTCCGCAGAGACGAATGCAATACGA GTTATGGGCCAAACATAGCCGGGGTCATAAACACTATTGTTGGAGGTCCGACAGGAGGAGATAGCCAAAACTCCCGAAAGAGGACCTATAGGCAAGTCAATTCAGATCAGGCCGAGGCGAGCTCCCGCGTAACTGAAACAATCACCTATGGCCCAAGTGATCCTGTTCCGACTACTTCCAGCAGTCATGAAGGCTTGGTGATTGAATTGCTCACCAATAATTACCTAGTAAAGAATGTGTACGTTGACCCCTGA